Below is a genomic region from Acidobacteriota bacterium.
AATGAGTCGAATTCATGGACGGCCGAGCCGGGTGGAGGAGTTGGCCGAGGCTGTGCCAGGACGTGTGCGGGCGGGACGCCCGCGCTCCCGGATGGGCTTCATCCCCTGACGTCGTCGCAACTAAGGAGGTCCAACGGTCTTCGTGTTTGTCCGTGGTTCGTCCTCAACAACCATCGGCAGTTTCTTCCTCTTATAATCTGCCCGCAAGGGCGGGGGCGGAACTTACCTGAAACCATTGAATGATCGGTTTCCCAGGGTGGCGGCCCGCCTCACCCGGAGTCGCCGCTCGCGGGCGGCGCCTTGGCTTTTTTGGGGGGAGTGGCTGAGACGCCTTCCAGGCCGCCGCTGACCCTGAGAACTTCTCCGGTGATCCAGGTGGCATCCGGACTGCAGAGAAAAGCCACTCCCTGAGCGATCTCATGGGGCTCTCCCCAGCGCCCCAGGGGAATCGAGCCGGCAACCCGCCGGATCATTTCCTCCTCCGAGACATTCAGGCTCAGAGCCCGTTCCGCCATATTCTGGCGGTTGAAGTCAGTATAGACCGGCCCGGGACTCACGGCGTTGACCCGAACCCCGTAGGGCGCCAACTCCAGGGCCAGCGTCCGGGTCAGGCTGATCACGCCCGCCTTGGCAGCGTTGTAGGCCGCCACCAGGGCTGCAGCGCTCTGCCCGTTCACCGAAGCCATGTTGACGATGCAGCCCGACTCTTGCCGCTGCATAACGGCGGCCGCCGACCGGCAACAGTAGAAGGTTCCCGTCAAGGTCACGCCCATCACCCGGTCCCACTCCCGGTCACCCAGCTCGGCCACCTCGGTCACCGATTGCCTCGAACCGGCATTGTTGACCAGGATGTCGAGCCGCCCCCGGTCGTCCACAAACGCCTCGAAAAACTCCCTCACGGCCCGGCTGTCGGTGATGTCCAGGGTGGCGGGTTCCGCCTGCAGTCCCTTCTCCCCCAGCCCGGCCGCCG
It encodes:
- a CDS encoding SDR family NAD(P)-dependent oxidoreductase, yielding MIDTAADALKGLNAVVTGAAQGLGLAIAEELGRRGAHVTMADVQAEKVRKAAAGLGEKGLQAEPATLDITDSRAVREFFEAFVDDRGRLDILVNNAGSRQSVTEVAELGDREWDRVMGVTLTGTFYCCRSAAAVMQRQESGCIVNMASVNGQSAAALVAAYNAAKAGVISLTRTLALELAPYGVRVNAVSPGPVYTDFNRQNMAERALSLNVSEEEMIRRVAGSIPLGRWGEPHEIAQGVAFLCSPDATWITGEVLRVSGGLEGVSATPPKKAKAPPASGDSG